The Calypte anna isolate BGI_N300 chromosome 20, bCalAnn1_v1.p, whole genome shotgun sequence genome includes a region encoding these proteins:
- the SS18L1 gene encoding calcium-responsive transactivator yields the protein MSVAFASARPRGKGEVTQQTIQKMLDENHHLIQCIMDYQSKGKTAECTQYQQILHRNLVYLATIADSNQNMQSLLPAPPTQNINLGPGGMTQSASNQSLHSQSNLSDAIGTGLPPSSLMQSQISNGPNHVSMQQSGQNTMPTTSLSMTVSSHGTGPGYSHTVPASQNVPMQGQGSIGNYVSRTNINMQSNPVSMMHQQAATSHYNSAQGGSQHYQGQSSIAMMSQSNQGNSMMGQRPMGPYRASQQGSSQQYMGQEEYYSEQYSHGQGSSEPMNQQYYPDGHGDYAYQQSSYTEQSYDRSFDDSTQHYYEGGNSQYSQQQAGYQQGAAQQQTYSQQQYPNQQSYPGQQQGYGPAQGASSQYSSYQQGQGQQYGSYRASQTGPSAQQQRPYGYEQGQYGNYQQ from the exons ATGTCGGTTGCCTTTGCTTCTGCTCGCCCAAGAGGCAAAGGGGAGGTCACCCAGCAAACTATCCAGAAG ATGCTAGATGAAAATCACCACCTAATACAATGTATTATGGATTATCAGAGCAAGGGGAAAACTGCAGAATGTACTCA ATACCAACAAATCTTGCACAGAAACCTGGTTTACTTGGCAACAATAGCAGATTCTAACCAGAATATGCAGTCCTTGCTTCCTGCT CCACCAACGCAAAACATCAACTTGGGCCCGGGAGGAATGACTCAGAGTGCATCCAACCAATCTCTCCATTCCCAGAGCAATCTCAGTGATGCAATCGGGACGggcctccctccttcctccctcatGCAGAGTCAGATCAGCAATG gtCCTAACCATGTGTCTATGCAGCAGTCAGGCCAGAACACCATgcccaccacctctctgagtATGACTGTCAGCAGCCACGGGACCGGGCCTGGCTACAGCCACACAGTGCCTGCATCTCAGAACGTGCCAATGCAAGGCCAGGGGTCAATAGGCAATTATGTCTCTCGAACAAACATCAACATGCAGTCTAATCCAG TCTCCATGATGCACCAACAAGCAGCAACATCCCACTACAACTCTGCCCAAGGAGGGAGCCAGCACTACCAGGGCCAGTCCTCCATTGCCATGATGAGTCAGAGCAACCAAGGCAACAGCATGATGGGGCAGAGGCCCATGGGCCCCTACAGAGCTTCACAGCAAG GTTCCTCACAGCAGTACATGGGTCAGGAAGAATATTACAGTGAACAGTACAGTCATGGCCAAGGCTCCTCAGAACCCATGAACCAGCAGTACTACCCAGATG GACACGGTGATTATGCTTATCAGCAGTCATCCTACACTGAGCAGAGCTATGACAGGTCGTTTGATGATTCTACACAACACTACTATGAAGGAG GAAATTCTCAGtacagccagcagcaggcaggataCCAACAGGGAGCTGCACAACAGCAAACATATTCCCAGCAGCAATACCCAAATCAACAAAGTTACCCAGGACAACAGCAAGGATATG GTCCTGCACAAGGAGCTTCTTCACAGTATTCCAGCTACCAACAAGGACAGGGGCAGCAATATGGGAGTTACAGAGCTTCCCAGACGGGCCCATCCGCTCAGCAGCAGAGGCCTTATGGCTATGAGCAG ggaCAATATGGAAATTACCAGCAATAA
- the MTG2 gene encoding mitochondrial ribosome-associated GTPase 2, whose protein sequence is MPVRCWALPGCGSVPVSAGFMLRRCWAVLSGRSPWRWGLLPLSPVLPERGGRLFFSTSCARCSKNRRLRQKRVISERKLTRYFVDHRKVRVVGGQGGGGGHSFYSEPRKIFGGPDGGNGGDGGNVILKADQQVKSLSSVLPFYQGFHGERGGRKNCYGANGACLYVKVPVGTLVKEDGKVVADLTQHGEEYVAAYGGAGGKGNRFFLSNENRAPTFFTPGEPGQERVLHLELKTTAHAGLVGFPNVGKSSLLRAISRARPAVAAYPFTTLNPHVGIVQYQDYEQVAVADIPGLIKGAHQNRGLGMSFLRHIERCRFLLYVVDLSVPQPWIQLEDLKYELEQYQKGLSERPCVVIGNKIDLAESRINLPLLKEQIGDRVIALSALKGDNLEELFLHLRELYDTYVKTEQSRGQSPVKW, encoded by the exons ATGCCGGTGCGGTGCTGGGCCTTACCGGGTTGCGGGTCCGTCCCGGTGTCTGCCGGCTTCATGCTGCGGCGGTGCTGGGCCGTGCTGAGCGGTCGGTCCCCGTGGAGATGGGGTCTGCTCCCCCTCAGCCCGGTGCTGCCGGAGCGGGGCGGGCGGTTGTTTTTCTCCACAAGCTGTGCGAGGTGTTCAAAGAACAGGCGGCTGAGGCAAAAAAGAGTGATTTCGGAGAGGAAACTG ACACGTTATTTTGTGGATCACCGGAAAGTCCGTGTGGTTggaggacaaggaggaggagggggtcaTTCTTTTTACAGTGAACCCAGGAAAATATTTGGAGGTCCTGATGGTGGAAATGGAGGTGATGGGGGTAATGTAATTTTGAAAG CTGACCAGCAAGTGAAGTCACTTTCTTCAGTCCTCCCCTTCTATCAGGGATTTCAcggagagagaggagggagaaaaaactgCTATGGAGCTAATGGTGCTTGTTTGTATGTTAAA GTCCCTGTGGGTACTTTGGTCAAGGAGGATGGGAAAGTTGTGGCTGACCTCACTCAGCATGGTGAAGAGTATGTGGCAGCTtatggaggagctggagggaagggaaaccGCTTCTTTCTTTCCAATGAAAACCGAGCTCCAACATTTTTTACTCCAGGAGAGCCAGGTCAGGAGAGGGTCCTCCATCTGGAACTGAAGACAACAGCCCATGCAGGGTTG GTGGGCTTTCCCAATGTGGGTAAATCATCACTTTTGAGAGCCATCTCCAGGGCAAGGCCAGCAGTGGCTGCCTACCCGTTCACAACCCTAAACCCCCACGTCGGCATTGTGCAGTATCAAGACTATGAACAAGTAGCTG TTGCTGACATTCCTGGCCTAATAAAAGGTGCTCATCAAAACAGGGGGCTTGGGATGTCCTTCTTGAGGCATATTGAACGCTGCCGCTTTCTCTTATATGTGGTGGATCTCTCTGTGCCTCAGCCATGGATTCAGCTGGAAGACTTGAAGTATGAACTGGAACAATATCAAAAAGGATTGTCTGAAAGGCCTTGTGTTGTCATTGGGAATAAAATTGACCTTGCTGAGTCCAGGATCAATCTGCCACTTCTTAAAGAACAGATAGGAGACCGGGTCATAGCGTTGTCTGCGTTGAAAGGAGACAACTTAGAGGAACTGTTCTTACATTTGAGAGAACTGTATGACACTTATGTGAAGACAGAACAATCAAGAGGGCAAAGCCCAGTCAAGTGGTAG